The Microbacterium sp. KUDC0406 genome includes a window with the following:
- a CDS encoding MetQ/NlpA family ABC transporter substrate-binding protein, translating into MSRRITSVIAAAAAATALIAGLAGCASNPGSEGSDAADKVVKVGVVDKSTVQWPAFVEAAKKEGITVELVDFSSYEQPNPALAQGELELNQFQHIVYLADYNVASGEDLVPIGATAIYPLALYSTKYDDVKDIKKGESVAVPDDASNQARALLVLQSAGLIELKSGGTTFSDLADVDEAKSKVKVTALEAALIPQSLPDVAAAIINNDFVDQAGLKFSDAIAQDDPTDPNALPYVNIFAARAEDKDNETYLKLVDIFQNDPGVQKGLQEASGDTAVALKTPAAELEDALEKVEKDTEANG; encoded by the coding sequence ATGTCCCGACGCATCACGTCCGTCATCGCCGCTGCCGCAGCGGCCACCGCCCTCATCGCCGGCCTCGCCGGCTGCGCCTCGAACCCCGGATCCGAGGGATCGGATGCCGCCGACAAGGTGGTCAAGGTGGGCGTCGTCGACAAGAGCACCGTGCAGTGGCCGGCATTCGTCGAGGCCGCCAAGAAGGAGGGCATCACGGTCGAGCTCGTCGACTTCTCCTCCTACGAGCAGCCGAACCCGGCTCTCGCGCAGGGGGAGCTCGAGCTGAACCAGTTCCAGCACATCGTGTACCTGGCGGACTACAACGTCGCATCTGGTGAGGACCTGGTTCCGATCGGTGCCACAGCGATCTACCCGCTCGCGCTCTACTCGACCAAGTACGACGACGTGAAGGACATCAAGAAGGGCGAGAGCGTCGCGGTTCCGGACGACGCGTCCAACCAGGCCCGTGCACTCCTCGTGCTGCAGTCGGCGGGGCTCATCGAACTGAAGAGCGGCGGCACCACGTTCTCCGACCTCGCAGACGTCGACGAGGCGAAGTCCAAGGTCAAGGTCACCGCGCTCGAGGCCGCGCTCATCCCGCAGTCGCTGCCCGACGTGGCTGCTGCGATCATCAACAACGACTTCGTGGATCAGGCGGGGCTGAAGTTCTCCGATGCCATCGCGCAGGACGACCCCACCGACCCGAACGCACTGCCGTACGTCAACATCTTCGCGGCGCGCGCCGAGGACAAGGACAACGAGACCTACCTCAAGCTCGTGGACATCTTCCAGAACGACCCTGGCGTGCAGAAGGGCCTGCAGGAGGCTTCCGGCGACACCGCCGTGGCGCTGAAGACGCCCGCAGCCGAACTCGAGGACGCACTCGAGAAGGTCGAGAAGGACACGGAAGCCAACGGCTGA
- a CDS encoding methionine ABC transporter ATP-binding protein produces MPIVTLSDVTKTYPPADKNSAVVTAVDDVTLDIEKGDVFGIIGYSGAGKSTLVRLINALEPASSGSITVDGTDITRLSERDLRRVRTGIGMIFQQFNLFSSKNVKTNIAYPLKLAGWKKPDIDARVAELLAFVGLSDKARAYPEQLSGGQKQRVGIARALATGPDILLADEATSALDPQTTHEVLELLKRVNEEQGVTIVVITHEMDVIQTIATKVAVMEGGKVIEQGDVFDVFSNPQNPASQRFVGTVIKGIPSPAEAASLRERHQGRLVTFSFRDGDSSQAQVFLDLANAGLGFELVYGGINDIRGRAFGHLTLAITGADAAVDAALRTIGAHAQVTELTTGEVR; encoded by the coding sequence ATGCCCATCGTGACCCTGTCCGACGTCACGAAGACGTACCCGCCCGCCGACAAGAACTCCGCCGTCGTCACCGCAGTGGACGACGTGACGCTCGACATCGAGAAGGGCGACGTCTTCGGCATCATCGGCTACTCAGGCGCCGGAAAGTCGACGCTGGTGCGCCTGATCAACGCCCTCGAACCGGCTTCGTCCGGGTCGATAACCGTCGACGGCACCGACATCACCCGACTCTCCGAGCGAGACCTGCGCCGGGTACGCACCGGCATCGGCATGATCTTCCAGCAGTTCAATCTCTTCTCGTCGAAGAACGTGAAGACCAACATCGCCTATCCGCTGAAGCTGGCGGGCTGGAAGAAGCCCGACATCGACGCCCGTGTGGCCGAGCTGCTGGCGTTCGTCGGCCTCTCCGACAAGGCCAGGGCGTACCCTGAGCAGCTCTCCGGCGGTCAGAAGCAGCGTGTCGGCATCGCCCGCGCTCTCGCCACCGGGCCCGACATCCTGCTCGCCGACGAGGCGACCAGCGCACTCGACCCGCAGACCACACATGAGGTGCTCGAGCTGCTGAAGCGGGTGAACGAGGAGCAGGGCGTCACGATCGTCGTCATCACGCACGAGATGGACGTGATCCAGACGATCGCGACCAAGGTCGCCGTGATGGAGGGCGGGAAGGTCATCGAGCAGGGCGACGTGTTCGACGTGTTCTCGAACCCGCAGAACCCGGCATCCCAGCGCTTCGTCGGCACCGTCATCAAGGGCATCCCCTCGCCCGCCGAGGCGGCCTCGCTGCGTGAGCGACACCAGGGCCGCCTCGTGACGTTCTCGTTCCGCGACGGCGACTCGTCGCAAGCGCAGGTGTTCCTCGACCTCGCGAACGCCGGGCTCGGCTTCGAGCTGGTCTACGGCGGCATCAACGACATCCGCGGTCGCGCGTTCGGGCACCTCACGCTCGCGATCACAGGGGCGGATGCCGCGGTCGACGCCGCTCTGCGCACGATCGGTGCGCACGCGCAGGTCACCGAGCTCACGACGGGGGAGGTGCGCTGA
- a CDS encoding methionine ABC transporter permease, whose translation MDRLNQLWPEFWQAALETLYMATFALIMAGVLGTLIGVALYITRRGGLLPNRVINGILELLVNFFRPIPFLIFIAVAQPLTRAVIGTGIGTTAGAFAIGLAASFAIGRIVEQHLVSVPPGVIEAARAMGAGPWRILFTVVIPESLGPLILGYTFVVVALIDMTAMAGAVGGGGLGAFALTYGFRRFEPVVMWAAIILIVVFVHLVQTLGTRLARKVMRR comes from the coding sequence ATGGACAGGCTCAATCAGTTGTGGCCGGAGTTCTGGCAGGCGGCGCTCGAGACGCTCTACATGGCGACGTTCGCGCTGATCATGGCGGGTGTGCTCGGCACGCTGATCGGCGTCGCCCTGTACATCACGCGTCGCGGCGGCCTGCTGCCGAACCGGGTGATCAACGGAATCCTCGAGCTGCTCGTGAACTTCTTCCGCCCCATCCCGTTCCTGATCTTCATCGCCGTCGCGCAGCCGCTCACCCGAGCGGTCATCGGCACCGGTATCGGCACCACGGCCGGGGCGTTCGCGATCGGCCTCGCCGCATCGTTCGCGATCGGCCGCATCGTCGAGCAGCATCTCGTCTCGGTGCCGCCCGGTGTCATCGAGGCGGCCCGTGCGATGGGCGCCGGCCCGTGGCGCATCCTGTTCACGGTGGTGATCCCGGAGTCGCTCGGCCCGCTGATCCTCGGCTACACGTTCGTGGTCGTCGCGCTGATCGACATGACGGCGATGGCCGGTGCGGTGGGCGGCGGCGGCCTCGGTGCCTTCGCCCTGACCTATGGATTCCGGCGTTTCGAACCGGTCGTGATGTGGGCGGCGATCATCCTCATCGTCGTGTTCGTGCATCTCGTGCAGACCCTCGGCACGCGTCTGGCGCGGAAGGTGATGCGTCGCTGA
- a CDS encoding MarP family serine protease yields the protein MTVVDVIVVVLLIVALVSGIRAGLFAVLGMLCGLVAGGLAAPWALPWVSGLTASSDWHGLSVVGSAILLLGIGAGVGAAIGALIRHGADRLRLRGIERLLGGVLAVVSAALVLTLTGAGIAAAGIPVVSASVASSVVLRTIEQSTPPPVAEAMARLHSAVLGDTTLPTIDGLLDESDLAIAPDPGEIDTDDPALAAAAESVARVSGIAAACGITSSGSGFVVADDLIVTNAHVVAGVDAPIVELPGEPARDGRVVYFDPVDDLAVVAADVNADPLPLADALGAGDGGVVQGYPHGGPFRTVPAGVIRAGSMLVDDIHGANAAERSVYTLRADVQPGNSGGPLLTQDGAVAGVVFARDEVQPQVGYAMTNAELLPVLAQLDRATRPVSTGACRA from the coding sequence ATGACCGTGGTCGACGTGATCGTCGTCGTGCTGCTGATCGTCGCGCTCGTCAGCGGCATCCGCGCCGGCCTCTTCGCCGTGCTCGGCATGCTCTGCGGCCTCGTCGCCGGCGGCCTCGCCGCCCCCTGGGCGCTGCCGTGGGTCTCCGGGCTGACGGCGTCGAGCGACTGGCACGGTCTCTCGGTGGTCGGCAGCGCGATTCTGCTCCTCGGCATCGGAGCCGGAGTCGGCGCCGCGATCGGTGCCCTGATCCGGCACGGCGCCGACCGGCTGCGCCTGCGCGGCATCGAGCGGCTCCTCGGCGGCGTGCTCGCGGTCGTCTCGGCCGCGCTCGTGCTCACGCTCACCGGGGCGGGCATCGCCGCCGCGGGGATCCCCGTGGTCTCGGCATCCGTCGCATCATCCGTCGTGCTGCGCACGATCGAGCAGAGCACGCCGCCGCCGGTCGCCGAGGCGATGGCGCGGCTGCATTCCGCGGTGCTCGGCGACACCACGCTGCCCACGATCGACGGCCTGCTCGATGAGAGCGACCTGGCGATCGCCCCCGACCCCGGCGAGATCGACACCGACGACCCGGCACTCGCGGCCGCCGCGGAGTCGGTGGCCAGGGTCTCCGGCATCGCCGCAGCGTGCGGAATCACGTCGAGCGGTTCCGGCTTCGTCGTCGCCGACGACCTGATCGTCACCAACGCGCACGTCGTCGCGGGTGTCGACGCACCGATCGTCGAACTGCCGGGGGAGCCCGCACGGGACGGCCGGGTGGTGTACTTCGATCCCGTGGACGATCTCGCCGTGGTCGCAGCCGACGTCAATGCCGATCCGCTGCCGCTGGCGGACGCGCTCGGTGCCGGTGACGGCGGCGTCGTGCAGGGGTATCCGCACGGCGGTCCGTTCCGCACGGTCCCAGCCGGCGTCATCCGCGCCGGTTCCATGCTGGTCGACGACATCCACGGTGCGAACGCGGCAGAGCGCTCGGTCTACACGCTGCGGGCCGACGTGCAGCCCGGCAACTCCGGGGGACCGCTGCTCACCCAGGACGGCGCCGTCGCGGGCGTCGTGTTCGCGCGTGACGAGGTGCAGCCTCAGGTCGGCTACGCGATGACGAACGCCGAACTGCTTCCTGTTCTGGCTCAGCTCGACCGTGCGACGCGCCCGGTGTCCACCGGCGCGTGCCGCGCCTGA
- a CDS encoding MarR family winged helix-turn-helix transcriptional regulator: MSEADEVDRIVGAWTTQRPDLDFSPLEVLSRVDRLSRHLDRARRDVFHRSDLESWEWDVLSALRRAGAPFQLSPKQLLLQTLVSSGTMTNRIDRLVGRRLVRREADPGDGRSVLVTLTDDGRVRVDAAITRLVDAEAALLAALPRADRERLAGLLRKLSLSFDS, translated from the coding sequence ATGAGCGAAGCGGATGAGGTCGACCGGATCGTCGGCGCGTGGACGACGCAGCGCCCCGATCTCGACTTCTCCCCGCTCGAGGTGCTGTCGCGTGTGGACCGCCTCTCGCGGCACCTGGACCGAGCCCGGCGCGACGTCTTCCACCGCAGCGATCTGGAGTCGTGGGAGTGGGACGTGCTCTCGGCGCTGCGCCGCGCCGGCGCCCCGTTCCAGCTCTCGCCGAAGCAGCTGCTGCTGCAGACGCTGGTGTCCAGCGGCACGATGACCAACCGGATCGACCGGCTCGTCGGCCGCCGTCTGGTGCGGCGCGAGGCAGATCCCGGCGACGGCCGAAGCGTGCTGGTGACGCTGACCGACGACGGCAGGGTCAGGGTGGATGCCGCGATCACCCGCCTCGTCGACGCGGAGGCCGCGCTGCTGGCGGCGCTCCCCCGCGCCGACCGGGAACGACTGGCCGGTCTGCTGCGCAAGCTGAGCCTGAGCTTCGATTCCTGA
- the glmU gene encoding bifunctional UDP-N-acetylglucosamine diphosphorylase/glucosamine-1-phosphate N-acetyltransferase GlmU yields the protein MTQNNLAIIVLAAGQGTRMKSRRPKVLHEIGGRPLVGHVLTQAAALDASYVEVVVRHERDQVVSVLTAQYPDAVIVDQDELPGTGRAVQVALDALPADFDGDVLVLSGDVPLLEADTLRALIDGHRAASAAATLLSAVLDDPTGYGRIIRDAAGGVQRIVEQKDADAAEAAVHEINAGVYVFRASQLRTHLARITQDNAQGELYLTDVIGLLREASQPVAAEIAADAASTFGINDRIQLAEAGRELRKRIIRRWQRDGVTVVDPETTWIDDDVVLAPDVTILPNTQILRATKIDTGAIIGPDTTLVDCEVGEDAVVKRTDATLAVIGARATVGPFSFLRAGTVLGEDGKIGAYVETKNAQIGEGSKLPHLSYVGDATVGRGVNLGAGTITANYDDVNKHRTEIGDEVHTGSHTVLVAPVRLGAGAKTGAGAVVRKDVPAGALAMSVAPQRNVEGWVEKNRAGTAAADAAARAESAE from the coding sequence ATGACGCAGAACAATCTCGCCATCATCGTCCTGGCCGCAGGGCAGGGCACTCGCATGAAGTCACGCCGGCCCAAGGTGCTGCACGAGATCGGCGGTCGCCCGCTGGTCGGCCACGTGCTCACCCAGGCCGCTGCGCTGGACGCGTCGTACGTCGAGGTCGTCGTGCGGCACGAGCGCGACCAGGTCGTCTCGGTGCTCACCGCGCAGTATCCCGATGCCGTGATCGTCGACCAGGACGAGCTGCCCGGCACCGGTCGCGCCGTGCAGGTGGCCCTCGACGCGCTGCCGGCCGACTTCGACGGTGACGTGCTGGTGCTCTCCGGCGACGTGCCGCTGCTCGAGGCCGATACGCTGCGCGCGCTCATCGACGGGCACCGTGCCGCATCCGCCGCGGCCACCCTGCTGAGTGCGGTGCTGGATGACCCGACCGGTTACGGCCGCATCATCCGCGACGCAGCCGGCGGCGTGCAGCGCATCGTCGAGCAGAAGGACGCGGATGCCGCCGAGGCTGCCGTGCACGAGATCAACGCCGGCGTGTACGTGTTCCGCGCATCGCAGCTGCGCACGCATCTCGCCCGGATCACGCAGGACAACGCCCAGGGCGAGCTGTATCTCACCGACGTGATCGGGCTGCTGCGCGAGGCGTCACAGCCGGTCGCCGCCGAGATCGCCGCCGACGCGGCATCCACCTTCGGCATCAACGACCGCATCCAGCTCGCCGAGGCCGGCAGGGAGCTGCGCAAGCGCATCATCCGGCGCTGGCAGCGCGACGGCGTCACCGTCGTCGACCCCGAGACCACCTGGATCGACGACGACGTGGTGCTCGCCCCCGATGTGACGATCCTGCCGAACACCCAGATCCTGCGTGCCACGAAGATCGACACCGGCGCGATCATCGGCCCGGACACGACGCTGGTGGACTGCGAGGTCGGCGAGGACGCCGTGGTCAAGCGCACCGACGCGACGCTCGCGGTGATCGGCGCGCGCGCCACCGTCGGCCCGTTCTCGTTCCTGCGCGCCGGCACCGTGCTCGGCGAGGACGGCAAGATCGGCGCCTACGTCGAGACGAAGAACGCGCAGATCGGCGAGGGCAGCAAGCTGCCCCACCTGTCCTACGTGGGCGATGCCACTGTCGGCCGTGGCGTGAACCTCGGCGCCGGCACGATCACCGCCAACTACGACGATGTGAACAAGCACCGCACCGAGATCGGCGACGAGGTGCACACCGGCTCGCACACGGTGCTCGTCGCGCCCGTTAGGCTTGGTGCTGGAGCGAAGACCGGGGCCGGTGCCGTCGTCCGCAAGGACGTGCCGGCGGGTGCACTGGCCATGAGCGTCGCCCCTCAGCGCAACGTCGAGGGGTGGGTCGAGAAGAACAGGGCGGGCACGGCCGCGGCGGATGCAGCGGCACGGGCCGAATCGGCGGAATAG
- a CDS encoding ribose-phosphate diphosphokinase, with product MGRKKKTIELDRENGVAPGLIAKTKKRLVVAGGRSVPELTRQVADALGTEIAPVEHRTFASGEIYARFEVSIRGCDLFIVQSFGEPVNEWLMETLIMLDAAKRASAKRITVVAPYYPYSRQDKKGRGREPISARLVADLLKTAGADRVMSVDLHAAQIQGFFDGPVDHLFAKPVLLKHFEETLTKEDRETLTIVSPDMGRVRVADTWSDSLDAPLAIIHKRRDPKVANQVSVHEIVGAVDGRTCLLVDDMIDTGGTIVKAAQALKANGARKVIVAATHAIFSDPASDRLQDSAIDEVVITDTIPLSESRRFPGLTILPIAPLLATAIRQVFEDGSVTSLFNGEA from the coding sequence ATGGGGCGCAAGAAGAAGACGATCGAGCTGGACCGCGAGAACGGCGTCGCACCCGGTCTGATCGCCAAGACCAAGAAGCGACTCGTCGTCGCCGGCGGACGATCGGTTCCGGAGCTCACGCGTCAGGTCGCGGATGCCCTCGGCACCGAGATCGCGCCGGTCGAGCACCGCACCTTCGCCTCGGGTGAGATCTACGCGCGTTTCGAGGTCTCGATCCGCGGCTGCGACCTGTTCATCGTGCAGTCGTTCGGCGAGCCGGTGAACGAGTGGCTGATGGAGACGCTGATCATGCTCGACGCCGCCAAGCGCGCGTCGGCCAAGCGCATCACCGTCGTCGCCCCGTACTACCCGTACTCCCGCCAGGACAAGAAGGGCCGCGGCCGCGAGCCCATCAGCGCTCGCCTCGTGGCCGACCTGCTGAAGACCGCCGGCGCCGACCGCGTGATGAGCGTCGACCTGCACGCCGCGCAGATCCAGGGCTTCTTCGACGGCCCCGTCGACCACCTGTTCGCCAAGCCGGTGCTGCTGAAGCACTTCGAGGAGACGCTGACGAAGGAGGATCGCGAGACGCTCACGATCGTCTCGCCCGACATGGGCCGCGTGCGCGTGGCCGACACCTGGTCGGACAGCCTCGACGCACCGCTCGCGATCATCCACAAGCGCCGCGATCCGAAGGTCGCCAACCAGGTCTCGGTGCACGAGATCGTCGGTGCCGTCGACGGCCGCACCTGCCTGCTGGTCGACGACATGATCGACACCGGCGGCACGATCGTCAAGGCCGCGCAGGCGCTGAAGGCCAACGGCGCGCGCAAGGTGATCGTCGCCGCGACCCACGCGATCTTCAGCGACCCGGCATCCGATCGTCTGCAGGACTCCGCGATCGACGAGGTCGTGATCACCGACACCATCCCGCTGTCCGAGTCCCGCCGGTTCCCCGGTCTCACGATCCTGCCGATCGCGCCGCTGCTGGCGACCGCGATCCGCCAGGTCTTCGAGGACGGCTCCGTCACGAGCCTGTTCAACGGCGAGGCCTGA
- a CDS encoding FMN-binding protein has translation MTSQTTRTVTALAGAAGVLLLAGCSGAADAEDGATSGGAEYADGTYTAEGSYQTPETVETISVTLTLTGGSVSDVEVTGDPQARETEQYQGQFIAGISAEVDGKKIDELQIDRVAGSSLTSGGFNQALEKIKQQASE, from the coding sequence ATGACCTCCCAGACGACCCGTACCGTGACGGCCCTCGCCGGGGCAGCCGGCGTGCTGCTGCTGGCCGGATGCTCCGGGGCGGCGGACGCCGAGGACGGCGCCACGTCCGGCGGTGCCGAGTACGCCGACGGGACGTACACCGCCGAGGGCTCGTATCAGACCCCCGAGACCGTCGAGACGATCTCGGTGACACTGACGCTGACCGGCGGCTCCGTCAGTGACGTCGAGGTGACCGGCGATCCGCAGGCGCGCGAGACCGAGCAGTATCAGGGGCAGTTCATCGCCGGCATCTCCGCGGAGGTCGACGGCAAGAAGATCGACGAGCTGCAGATCGATCGTGTCGCCGGCTCGTCGCTCACCAGCGGCGGCTTCAACCAGGCGCTCGAGAAGATCAAGCAGCAGGCGTCCGAGTAG
- a CDS encoding FAD:protein FMN transferase, with product MDTWRFDAIGTVWEIETSAPLGERERTAVSAVIDAFDAEWSRFRAGSLVSQIAGGGECPAPPDAVAMLELYREVSEATAGAVNPLAGGSLVALGYDPGYSLRAGVARQAPEDWTATLRWSDAALSLDAPAVIDVGAIGKGRLVDLVLAALSHVGGRIVVDAGGDLAVRGGGIRVGLEHPYDTSRAIGVVEVRDRALCASATTRRAWGDGLHHVIDARTGLPVRRWAATWALAPDAMLADATTTALFFDGGPAFAAARGLDWVRMSTDGRVEASTGFPGELFLLPGRPGGR from the coding sequence ATGGACACCTGGCGGTTCGACGCGATCGGCACGGTCTGGGAGATCGAGACCTCCGCCCCGCTGGGAGAGCGCGAGCGGACCGCGGTCTCGGCGGTGATCGACGCGTTCGACGCCGAATGGTCCCGGTTCCGCGCGGGCTCGCTCGTGTCGCAGATCGCCGGTGGCGGAGAATGCCCGGCCCCGCCGGATGCCGTGGCGATGCTCGAGCTCTACCGGGAGGTGTCGGAGGCCACGGCGGGCGCGGTGAACCCTCTGGCCGGCGGGAGCCTCGTCGCTCTCGGCTACGACCCGGGGTACTCGCTGAGGGCCGGCGTCGCCCGCCAGGCACCGGAGGACTGGACCGCGACGCTGCGGTGGTCGGATGCCGCGCTGTCGCTCGATGCCCCGGCGGTGATCGATGTCGGCGCCATCGGGAAGGGGCGGCTCGTCGACCTCGTGCTCGCCGCGCTCTCGCACGTCGGCGGACGCATCGTCGTCGACGCCGGCGGCGACCTCGCGGTCCGCGGCGGCGGCATCCGGGTCGGCCTGGAGCATCCCTACGACACGTCCCGGGCGATCGGCGTCGTGGAGGTGCGCGACCGAGCGCTGTGCGCGTCAGCGACCACACGCCGTGCCTGGGGCGACGGGCTGCACCATGTGATCGACGCGCGCACGGGCCTGCCGGTGCGACGCTGGGCCGCGACGTGGGCGCTCGCGCCCGACGCGATGCTCGCCGACGCCACGACGACCGCCCTGTTCTTCGACGGCGGGCCGGCGTTCGCGGCCGCCCGGGGACTGGACTGGGTGCGGATGTCCACGGACGGACGCGTCGAGGCCTCGACCGGATTCCCCGGTGAGCTCTTCCTGCTCCCCGGCCGCCCCGGGGGTCGTTGA
- a CDS encoding FAD-dependent oxidoreductase gives MIGSLIAFRQRVLALLATISMYRFVLFALIALGAIAVALALFGQVGPSAAEILATYAVLAVVISGADAAAQRILRLPWRIESSLVTAFILLFVLQPQLTMVGLAGVALAGALASLSKYLIAWRGRHVLNPAAFGAAVVSVFGLGTTASWWVGTPAMAVPVAVLGLFVLWRTEKVRIVLLFAVVAVGASVVRQAVQLSAAGLDFAPGDAIALALLQSPILFLGAFMLSEPLTLPPRRWQQFWVAALVGVLVGWPIPVAGLFTLGQERALLIGNLLAFAFALRGSVRLVLEKRAFVTPTVQELTFRTKSRLRFLAGQYLELDVPHHRPDARGTRREFSILSAPADLPTLRIAYKNGDQKHPSSYKRALADARPGAVLAVTGTWGDFVLPRGEAPVLMVAAGIGVTPFVSQLRELHGTGTERDVVLIYVASDASELAFRDELAATGVPVVVFTRDEPKDLPAHWTWARGVRLDADGLEQVVPDLPSRHAYISGPPRLIADLAPALQKARSLTTDAFAGY, from the coding sequence GTGATCGGCTCTCTCATCGCGTTCCGCCAGCGCGTGCTGGCCCTGCTCGCCACGATCTCGATGTATCGGTTCGTGCTGTTCGCGTTGATCGCGCTCGGGGCGATCGCCGTCGCTCTCGCCCTGTTCGGTCAGGTCGGCCCGTCGGCGGCCGAGATCCTCGCGACGTATGCGGTTCTCGCGGTCGTGATCTCAGGAGCGGATGCCGCGGCGCAGCGCATCCTGCGGCTTCCGTGGCGCATCGAGTCCTCATTGGTGACCGCGTTCATCCTGCTCTTCGTGCTGCAGCCTCAGCTGACCATGGTCGGGCTGGCAGGTGTGGCACTGGCCGGCGCGCTCGCGAGCCTGTCGAAGTACCTCATCGCCTGGCGCGGGCGTCACGTCCTCAACCCGGCTGCCTTCGGGGCCGCGGTGGTGTCGGTCTTCGGCCTCGGCACCACCGCGTCGTGGTGGGTGGGAACGCCGGCGATGGCGGTGCCGGTCGCGGTGCTCGGGCTGTTCGTCCTGTGGCGCACCGAGAAGGTGCGCATCGTGCTGCTGTTCGCGGTGGTCGCGGTGGGGGCCTCGGTGGTGCGGCAGGCGGTGCAGCTGTCGGCGGCCGGACTCGATTTCGCGCCGGGCGACGCGATCGCCCTGGCGCTGCTGCAGTCGCCGATCCTGTTCCTCGGCGCGTTCATGCTGTCCGAGCCGCTGACGCTGCCGCCGCGGCGCTGGCAGCAGTTCTGGGTGGCGGCGCTGGTCGGCGTGCTGGTGGGCTGGCCCATCCCCGTCGCCGGACTGTTCACCCTGGGGCAGGAGCGCGCCCTGCTGATCGGCAACCTGCTGGCCTTCGCGTTCGCGCTGCGCGGCTCGGTGCGCCTGGTGCTGGAGAAGAGGGCGTTCGTCACGCCGACCGTGCAGGAGCTCACGTTCCGCACGAAGAGCCGGCTGCGCTTCCTGGCGGGGCAGTACCTCGAGCTGGACGTGCCGCACCACCGGCCCGACGCCCGCGGCACGCGCCGCGAGTTCAGCATCCTGTCGGCGCCCGCCGATCTGCCGACGCTGCGCATCGCATACAAGAACGGCGATCAGAAGCATCCGTCCAGTTACAAGCGCGCGCTCGCCGACGCGCGGCCCGGCGCGGTGCTCGCCGTCACGGGCACGTGGGGCGACTTCGTGCTGCCGCGCGGCGAGGCACCGGTTCTGATGGTGGCCGCGGGCATCGGCGTCACCCCGTTCGTCTCGCAGCTGCGCGAACTGCACGGCACCGGCACGGAGCGCGACGTGGTGCTGATCTACGTCGCGTCGGATGCGTCGGAGCTGGCGTTCCGCGACGAGCTGGCCGCGACCGGAGTGCCGGTCGTCGTGTTCACCCGCGACGAGCCGAAGGACCTGCCCGCGCACTGGACCTGGGCGAGGGGCGTGCGTCTCGACGCGGACGGCCTGGAGCAGGTGGTGCCCGACCTGCCGTCGCGGCACGCGTACATCTCGGGCCCGCCGCGCCTCATTGCCGACCTCGCCCCCGCCCTGCAGAAGGCCCGCTCGCTCACGACCGACGCCTTCGCCGGCTACTGA